In Providencia zhijiangensis, a single window of DNA contains:
- the polA gene encoding DNA polymerase I, with protein MAQIAENPLILVDGSSYLYRAYHAFPPLTNSAGEPTGAMYGVLNMLRSLIMQYTPSHVAVVFDAKGKTFRDELFESYKSHRPPMPDDLRAQIAPLHEMVEAMGLPLLVVPGVEADDVIGTLAREASSKGMPVLISTGDKDMAQLVEPNITLINTMTNTILGPEEVEAKYGVPPSLIIDFLALMGDSSDNIPGVPGVGEKTALALLQGIGSLDDIYNNLDAIAPLGFRGSKTLAPKMEENRELALLSYQLATIKTDVELEKPCEELKVTELDADKLHSLFSRYEFKRWLADVENGSWMDGKGAKPAKAAESYRTPVSQPAAKSKPAVPTLCAENYQTILDKEQLDSWVKKLSEATLFAFDTETDSLDTQEARLVGMSFAIEAGHAAYLPVGHDYLDAPDQLPLKDVLAAMKPILENEKIGKIGQNLKYDAEVLLNYDISLKGIAFDTMLESYVLNSVAGMGRHDMDSLADRHLNHKTVSFEEIAGKGKKQLTFNQIPLEQAANYAAEDADVTLLLHQALYPQLEAEPKLAHVFQNIEMPLVPVLVRMERKGVLIDAAALGAQSQVITARLAELEKQAFELAGEEFNLASPKQLQTILFEKLQLPVIKKTPSGAASTNEEVLEELALNHALPKLLLEHRSLAKLKSTYTDKLPLMINPKTHRVHTSYHQAVTATGRLSSRDPNLQNIPVRTEEGRRIRQAFVARDGYKVMAADYSQIELRIMAHLSQDKGLLTAFAEGKDIHRATAAEVFGVPLEEVTSDQRRSAKAINFGLIYGMSAFGLARQLGIPRGEAQRYMDLYFERYPGVLRYMENTRLQASEQGYVETLEGRRLYLADIKSSNGMRRKAAEREAINAPMQGTAADIIKKAMIAVDSWLETEKPDADMLMQVHDELVFEVKESELEKVKAKVQALMEQSMTLDVPLKVEVGVGINWDEAH; from the coding sequence CTACAAATCCCATCGCCCGCCAATGCCGGACGATCTGCGCGCTCAAATCGCACCGTTGCATGAAATGGTGGAAGCCATGGGGCTGCCGTTGCTAGTGGTACCAGGTGTGGAGGCAGATGACGTCATCGGTACGTTGGCGCGTGAAGCCAGCAGTAAAGGGATGCCGGTGCTGATCAGTACGGGCGATAAAGATATGGCGCAGTTGGTGGAGCCGAATATCACCCTGATCAACACGATGACCAACACCATCTTAGGTCCTGAAGAAGTGGAAGCTAAGTACGGGGTTCCACCAAGCTTAATTATCGACTTTTTAGCCTTAATGGGTGACTCATCCGATAACATTCCGGGTGTGCCGGGTGTCGGTGAAAAAACCGCATTAGCGTTATTGCAAGGTATTGGTAGCTTAGACGACATCTATAACAATTTAGATGCGATTGCTCCACTCGGTTTCCGTGGCTCTAAGACCCTCGCACCAAAAATGGAAGAGAACCGCGAACTCGCACTGTTATCTTACCAATTAGCGACGATTAAAACGGATGTTGAGCTAGAAAAACCGTGTGAAGAACTCAAAGTGACGGAACTGGATGCGGATAAACTTCATTCGCTGTTTAGCCGTTATGAATTTAAACGCTGGTTGGCCGATGTTGAAAATGGTAGCTGGATGGACGGCAAAGGGGCAAAACCTGCCAAAGCCGCAGAAAGTTATCGTACACCAGTAAGTCAGCCAGCGGCAAAATCTAAGCCAGCAGTTCCAACGCTGTGTGCTGAAAATTACCAAACAATTCTCGATAAAGAACAGTTAGACAGCTGGGTGAAAAAACTCAGCGAAGCGACGCTGTTTGCCTTTGATACAGAAACCGACAGCCTGGATACCCAAGAAGCTCGATTAGTCGGGATGTCTTTTGCCATCGAAGCAGGTCATGCTGCGTATTTACCTGTTGGACATGATTATCTTGATGCGCCAGACCAGTTGCCTTTAAAAGACGTTTTGGCAGCCATGAAGCCTATCTTAGAAAATGAGAAAATCGGCAAAATCGGTCAGAACCTAAAATACGATGCGGAAGTGTTATTAAATTACGATATTTCGCTAAAAGGCATCGCGTTCGACACTATGCTGGAATCTTATGTGTTGAACAGTGTGGCTGGCATGGGGCGTCATGATATGGACAGCCTGGCAGATCGCCATCTCAACCATAAGACCGTGAGTTTTGAAGAGATAGCGGGTAAAGGCAAAAAGCAGTTAACCTTTAACCAAATTCCATTGGAACAAGCGGCAAATTATGCGGCGGAAGATGCGGATGTGACATTGCTACTGCATCAAGCGCTGTATCCGCAACTGGAAGCCGAGCCAAAATTAGCTCACGTTTTCCAAAATATCGAAATGCCGTTGGTGCCAGTGTTGGTGCGTATGGAGCGTAAAGGTGTTCTGATTGACGCAGCGGCATTAGGGGCGCAGTCTCAGGTGATCACCGCGCGTTTAGCAGAGCTGGAAAAACAGGCGTTCGAGTTAGCGGGTGAAGAGTTTAACTTAGCATCTCCGAAGCAGTTGCAGACGATTTTATTCGAAAAGCTACAATTGCCAGTTATCAAGAAAACGCCAAGTGGCGCGGCTTCAACCAACGAAGAAGTGCTTGAAGAGCTGGCATTAAACCATGCATTACCAAAGTTGCTGTTAGAGCATCGTAGCTTAGCGAAACTAAAATCTACTTATACGGATAAGCTGCCGCTGATGATTAATCCAAAAACTCATCGTGTGCATACCTCTTATCACCAAGCAGTAACTGCGACGGGGCGTTTGTCTTCCCGTGACCCGAACTTGCAAAATATTCCGGTGCGTACCGAAGAAGGTCGCCGTATTCGCCAAGCGTTTGTGGCGCGTGATGGCTACAAAGTGATGGCGGCGGACTATTCGCAAATTGAATTGCGTATTATGGCGCATCTTTCCCAAGATAAAGGCTTATTGACGGCGTTTGCGGAAGGAAAAGATATCCATAGAGCCACCGCAGCCGAAGTGTTTGGGGTTCCATTAGAGGAAGTCACCAGCGACCAACGCCGTAGTGCAAAAGCGATTAACTTCGGTTTGATCTATGGCATGAGTGCATTTGGTTTGGCTCGCCAGTTAGGGATCCCACGCGGGGAAGCGCAGCGTTATATGGATCTCTACTTTGAGCGTTATCCCGGTGTGTTGCGTTATATGGAAAATACTCGTCTGCAAGCGTCTGAACAAGGTTATGTTGAGACATTAGAAGGCCGCAGATTGTATCTTGCGGATATTAAATCTAGCAATGGTATGCGCCGTAAAGCGGCAGAACGCGAAGCGATCAACGCCCCAATGCAAGGTACCGCAGCCGACATCATCAAAAAAGCGATGATAGCGGTAGATAGCTGGCTCGAAACTGAAAAACCAGATGCGGATATGCTGATGCAGGTGCACGATGAACTGGTGTTTGAAGTCAAAGAGTCCGAGTTAGAGAAGGTGAAAGCGAAGGTTCAGGCGCTGATGGAGCAGAGTATGACGCTAGATGTTCCTCTGAAGGTGGAGGTGGGTGTCGGCATTAACTGGGACGAAGCCCATTAA